The sequence CTTGGAACCACTATGGGGCACTTTATCTTTGAAGCCATTTCTTCTGTTACCGCACCCGGCAAGTAAACAAATTCTGCACCCTCGGTTGCCCTCGTTATTTCATCTTCGTAGCCTGCCACGCCGCGTGCCCTTATCTTAAAAATCTTTCCATTTTTTGCCACAAATGAATAGTTTGGCGCTTTTTTAAGGTATTTCATCATCGAAGGCGGAGGCAATGGGGTAAGAATCCTTTTCACAAGACGAAGGGTTTTCGATACAACATCATTTACATCCCTTCCAATTTGAGTGCCGGTTACCAGGATAACCGCTTCAGATATGGAAATGGCTCCCATTCTTTCCAAAGCGCCATCTATTATCACTTTGTCAGCATGTTTGGATATCATTTCCATCGTTTTTTGGGTTTCTTCATAGCTTCCAATTCTCATCGTTTGAATCTCAACATCCATAAAAGCTTCGACAAGCGAAAGATTCCCTGAAGGAGTATCAAACGTTTCGACTATCTTTACACCAGCTGGCACCAATTGAGAGGGAACAACGGCGAAATTACCTTTTGTCAAAACAACTGGCGGCTTGGTGTTTTTGAATATCTTATCCTCTTTTTCCCCATCCATACCAACTGTTATTACGCAGGCTTTTTCAAGCCTGCGTAAAAGGAAATTAACAACGGTTGTCTTTCCGGCGTTTTTTGAAAGCCCAACAACAGATATCACTTTATGGTGTTTTATTTGCTCAAAGAGTCGCCTTTCTCCACCTTTTTGTGCTCTTCTCTCCATTTTTTTATTCTCTTCTTTCTATCATTCCCCCACGGGATCATGAAAGCGTAATTTCCACTCAAAAGGCCGGCTACTCCCGTATTGCTTTGTTCCTTTTCAGGAATGTAATTTCCCTGGCATTTTGGCTTGTAATCATCTGGTTCTTCGTAAATGAAGATGCCTCCCTCGTAGTTTCTTAAAACAACCTTATTTGCTCCCATAGATACAAGATATTGAGGATTTACCGGTATTTTCCCTCCACCGCCTGGTGCGTCTATGACATAGGTGGGGACGGCAAATCCGGATGTATGGCCTCTCAGATATTCTATGATCTCTATCCCCCGCGCTACTGATGTCCTGAAATGGGAAAGCCCTTTTGAAAGATCGCATTGGTATATGTAATAAGGTCTCACACGGTTTTTCACCAACAGATGCACAAGCCTTTTCATAACCTGCGGGCAATCGTTGATTCCTCTCAATAAAACGGATTGATTTCCGAGTGGGATGCCAGCATCTGCCATCTTTGCCAGAGCTTTTTCGGATTCTGGCGTTATTTCGTTGGGATGGTTAAAATGCGTGTTTACCCATATAGGGTGGTACTTTTTTAACATGTTCACGAGTTCGTCTGTTATCCTTTGCGGCATGACAACCGGCGTTCTTGTACCTATTCTCACTATTTCCACATGTGGAATTGCCCTAAATTTCTTTATTATGGCTTCCAGTCTTTCAGTAGATAGCGTAAACGGATCACCACCTGAAATGAGCACATCTCTTATCTCTTCATGTGCTTTTACGTATTTCACCATTTTGTCTATTTTGCTCATGGGCATAGGCATATCCGTTTCTCCAGCTTTGCGCCTTCTGGTACAATGTCGACAATACATGGAACATTGATCCGTTACGAGCGCCAGCACCCTATCTGGATACCTATGCGTGAGACCGTACACGGGTGAATCCACATCTTCAAAAAGCGGATCCGTGCTTTCATTTGGAGCAACGTAAAGTTCATTCATCGTCGGAACGGCTTGCTTTCTAATTGGATCTTCTGGATCGTTTGGATCTATTAAAGATGCGTAGTAAGGTGTTATAGCCATCCTTAAATGCTCAAGACTGGATGTTATGGCGTTTTTTTCGTCTTCATCCAGAGGAATGACTTTTGCAAGCGTTTCTGCGTCCATTATTCGATGAGAGATCTGCCACTTCCAGTCGTTCCACTCTTCCTGTGTTACATTTTCCCACAAAGGAATGTCCTTGTAGTTTCTCATTTACTTGCTTCCTCCTTTTAATAAGAAGTGTAATTTCCTATTTTGTTAAGCTGAAAATTCAAATTCATGTTAGTTTCAATCCTTACACTCCGTACAATTGTTCTGTAGTCTGGCTTTATCACCGTGAATTCATACGTATTCGGTGCCAGTTTTAAGGTGCAAGGTGTTACACCTAACATCTTTCCGTTGACGAAAACCAACGCGCCAGTCGGATAGGTATTCACGTTAACCGACACGCTCAAAGGTTGGGTTGGCGCAACGGGGATGACAGCATTTATGGTTTGGTATTGACCGGCTTTAACTTCAAACGTTTTTGAAATACCGTAACCGTTATAGCTGAAAAACGCCGTGTGTTCTCCTTGAGGGAGTTGAAGCGTTTGCGGGGTCTTGCCTTCATAATTTCCATCGACATAAAGCTTCGCACCACTTGGGCTTGACGTGAAGTTCACAACGGCGGTTTTTGGCACGTATCCCACATAAAAGTAAGTGGTTGCAACGGAGATAGGCTTTTGTATTATTTTCAATTTTAAACTCCGCATGTATTGCGTACCACTTGGATATTCCACAAAGGGTCGTGCTTTATCCAACGAAATGGGAGGCAACACGTTTGGCGACGTTGTGGCAATGGCTTCCAGAATCTCCCTTCCATTAGGTCCCGCAACAACTAAAGAATAGTTGTATCTCGGATCGGGAATGGTGTAAACCACCCCGCCTTGGACGTAATTATTCTGTTGAAAGAAATTTGGGAATAAAACCCTTACTTGCCCATCCGTTGTGAAATCGTAGATGGTAACGTAGGCATTTTCAGATGCTTTGAAGTATATGTTTATAGAATCCCCCTGGTAATAGGTGGCGCCCATTGACCGATCCATCCAGATTTGGATCTTCAAAGACGATGGATGGGTGGGAGTGATTATTATATCCTTAACGGAAGCATCGGCAAGTGCTAGCATTCCAACAGTTAACAACAGCACAAGAAAAACCACAACGATTCTTTTCATACCCATTCCTCCTTTTCCCTGGCCTTTTAAAACATGTTAACTTCAATGTAAGATGTGTTTTCTTTGAAAGAAACACATAATTATGATATCATATTGACGGCCCTATCGGATAGTGGTTAGTCCGCCTGGTTCTCAGCCAGGAAACCGGGGTTCGATTCCCCGTAGGGCTGCCAGNNNNNNNNNNATGAAATTGATTGAAAAAGTGAGAGACTCAAGCAAAGTGATAAAACGCTACGACAAAGCCACCACTCCATATGAAAGAGTCTTGAATTCCAAAGATGTGTCTCAAGAGAAAAAAGAAGCTCTCAGAGCAATCCATGAAAAACTGGATTTATACGACTTAAAACGTAAGATAGTTAAATGCTCGAACGAGCTTCTCGTGATTCATGAAAAAAAGAAGACAGAAAGGAGGCGTCTCGATTCCGTCAAATCACAAATGTAGATTTTATTTTGAGGCAACGAATGCTACTTCCTGTAGATTCTATTTTGAGGCATCACGGCAACTTCATGATATATCAAGATATATCAAATTAACTCAATTGAAAGGACGAAAGAATGAAACGAGCCGCCATCTACGCGAGAGTCTCTACACTCCACCAAAGCGAAACGTCCATTGAAACTCAAATAGAAGAGTGTAAGAAATTCTGCCAAGAACATGATTTTGTTGTTGTAGATATCTTTCAAGACAAACAAAGTGGTGGGAAAGCTGATCGTGCCGGCTTAACTGAAATGATTGAACACGCCTTAAATAACGAATATGATGTGATAGTGGTAGATAAATACGATCGTTTTTTTCGTGAAAGTCTTGAAGATCGAATAGCGACGAAGAAGCTCGAAGAAAAAGGCGTGCTTGTGCTTTCTGCTACCGAGCAATTTGATGTAACCAAACCATCCGGACGTCTCGCACGCTGGATTATGTCAGATGTAAACGCATTCGTGCGTGAGAACATACGTGAAGAAGTTATCCAAAAAACCCTTGCGGCTGCTAAAAAGGGGTATTGGATGGGCGGCCTACCACCATTTGGATATCAGCTCGAAACGATAAAAGATCCAGAAGCGCAAGGCAGACATAGAAAAATCCTTCAAATTAACGAGGAAGAAGCGCCAATAGTTAAACTGATTTTTGAGAAATTCGCAGAAGGACGAAGTTACAGAGAAATTCTTTCTTATCTAAATGAACAAGGCATAAAAACACGTAGAGGTAAATCATGGAGCATATCCGGTTTATATGACCTTGTGCACAATGAAAAATATAAAGGCACATACACATACGCTAAAGGATACAAACAAGCTCATCACGCTTACCGCACTGATACCATCCGCATCGATAACATCATTCCTCCAATAATTTCTCAAGAGCTTTGGGGAAAAGTGAATAAACGCCTTCACAAACGCCAAATTAAGAGCAAAAGAGAATATCTTTTAAAAGGCATCGCAAAATGTGGAGATTGTGGAGGGCCAATGACAGGTAACTCAGGTTCATATATTTGTGCCAATTTTAAGAACGGCAAAAACGTTGCAAGAGTTGAAATCGCTCAAAACAAGCTTGAAAATTTTGTTTTATCTTATGTTGAAAAAACACTTTCAGAAATGCAAAACGCTGATTTTGAAACGTTAGCTGAGCAAATAAATCAAATTGCGACTCAACAAGATGAACTTCAAAAACAAAAATTGCAAGCTCTTTTACATGAAAAGCGCAAAGTAGAACAAGAAATTGAAAATCTTACAAATGCTATAATGGCAGGGGTACTGGTAGAAACCATTAAAGAAAAAGCTAATCTCCTTGAAAATAAATTGAAAGAGATTGAAAGCCAAATAAAAAAAGCGAATACACCTCAAATGTATGTATCCGCCGATGATTTACGGCATCACTGGGAAACTCTTATGGAACTTTTCAAAAATCGAAAGCGAGACGCTATTTTGTCTTTGATAAAAGAAGTCAAAGTATATCCAAAGGGGTATATAGAAATCATACCGAATTGAACCCTTTTTTTGCATGATATGTACGTAGCCTTGTAGGGCTGCCAGATTATTTCTTAATGATGCACAAATATCCCCCTCAAATGAGGGGGTATTATTTTCTAAAAATGGTGAAAAAATGGCAAAAATATTACTCAAATGGGCTGGCGGGAAACGCTGGATAGTCCCTCTTTTAGCTCCCGTAATGAAAAAATACGAAAGTTACCAACTCGTGGAGCTTTTCGCGGGTGGAGCTGCCGTATCGTTTTCTCTTGAATTGAAAAGGGTGATTTTAAACGATAAGAATCCCCATCTGATGAATTTCTACAGGCAAATTCAACGTGGAGTGAACATATTTTCCGTGGGAATTACTTTCGAAAATGATAAAGAGGTTTTTTACGAAAACAGGAAGATGTTCAACGAATTGATAGCCCAAAAGCGGGAAAATACGCCAGAAGCTGCCGCGCTCTTTTATTACTTAAACANNNNNNNNNNNNNNNNGCATGATATGTACGTAGCCTTGTAGGGCTGCCAGCGAGAGCATGTATTTAAAGGGTTTTAAGCGGTTTTTATACACCGCAACCAAAGAAATTTTACTCCCTCGTTTCAAAGAAAAATTCCCTCACTCATGAGGGAATAAATGATGGAGTAAAAAAATAACCCTCCCAATTAAGGGAGGGAATTTTTATAGGGACAATTATAAGGACATTTTCATGGACAAATAAAGGGACATTTAACGGACATTTCAGGCAACGTTTTGGACTTTCGATGGTGCTACAACTTTTAACCAATCTTTGCCAAATGTTTTGTTGAGATATTTTATCAATGCATCAAGTGCCCATTCAAGCCCCCAATCTAAAACAGGGTCAATAGCCTTTTCCACACTTTCGGGAATTAAACCTGCTTCCACTATTCTCTTCTCAAATATATCAATGGCCATTTGCCTTTTCGCACTACCTTTCTCGGTTGTAGCAATTGTTTCTGCCATGCCGGCTGCCTGAATGAGCAGCACTTTTGCTTTGCCCCACCATGGGAAAGCTAATCCCAAAATCCAATCCGCAATTCCAAAAGCATCCTTCGCGACTTTCGTTAAATCCATCATATTACCTCCTCAAAGAATTTTTTTGCATTTTGATAACCCAGCTCTATATTTTCATCCACATAAGAAAAATCAAGGAAATTCTGGATGTTATGCGAGCCGGAATAAATCACCTTATAATCAATATTTCTTAGATCAGACTCTGATGCATCCTGAAACATAGTTTCTGCAAGTGCCATTCCGATTTCCAAAAGCCCGTGTGGCTCGTGATACTTTGCAATTTCTTTCATGGGAGCCACAAGAATTCTGTTTTCTCCATTAAGAAGTTCAACCGGATTTTGGGATACTATCCCGCCATCAAAGTACAAGCCCCCATTTTTCCTAAGACCTCTAAAAGCTAATGGAACAGCCATCGAAGCATAAACTGCTTCACATGGGGATAAGGTTGGATTAGTTTTGGAAAACACTTCCATTCTTTTTGTGGTAAGATTCGTGGTAGTAATAAAAAGAGGGATTCTGAACCTATCCCAAGTTTTAGGAAGATAAGGCTTCAATAACTCATTCATTACGATATCTGTATCTGCTATGCCGCCTCTATCAAGAATGTCGGAAATTTCCCAGAATTGAACCGCCCAAATCCACCAATTGCGAATGTTTTCAAAAGCAAATCGCATTTCCTGCCAAGATAATCCTATACTCCAGAAAGAAGCTATGATAGCTCCCATGGAAGTGCCGGCCAACTCGTCTGGAACGATGGCATGCTGTTGAAAATATTTCACCACTCCTATATAAGAAAGCCCAAAAGCGCCCGCTCCGCCAAATGCTATAGATATAGGTTTGTTCATTTTGAAAGCCTCCTAAAAAAGACCTGCAAAAACCAAGCAAATTAAAGAGATTTCTTGTCTCACGACAAATTACACACAAAGACACACAAAACTCTTAAATAGCCGTTTTTTCTTCTCAAAATCGATATTCGTATTTCAGGGTTATATTTTGCCCGTTTTTCACCAATTGAAAGCCCGTAATGTTGTAAAATGCGCCGAAAAGCATAAGAAGATCCCCTGGTGAAAAAACCGCATAACCAAAATTGAGCCAGTCGCATAAAATTTTGAATTTCGAATTCTCATTTCCTAATTTGTGAATATGAAACGGATCTCTTTCTTGAATTTTTTTCTCAGTCAATCCGGGGGCAAAAACCGGCATTTGAAATCCATTCGATACCAAAGCCGTGAGATTCATAGCCGCCCCTATGTAAGCCATTTGTGCCCCATCCCCCATCGGATTCATCCAAATTGAATATGCTACAAGCAATCCAAGAATAATATTGATCATTTGAACCGCTCCTCTAAATACTCTTCCTCTTCTTCATCTATGGGGGCATGCATATCTTCATAAGCATTTACAATCTGATCGAAAACTCTTTCAAGAGCATCGTTTAATGCTTCGTCTTCAAATTCAAATTCGTTTGAGGAAAGCACATAATAAAGAGCCTCGATTTGAGGCTCATCTAAATTTAAAAAGGCTTTCATTGCGACACCTCGCTGATTGTTATTTTCTTTTCATTGCCAGATAAATAAACTAAATAATTTATCCTTGCGCTGGGAGGATATAAGCTTTGAACTGCATATAAAGCTTCTTCCTGATAAGCTCCCAAAACAACGCTTCGTATTTCGCTTATCTTCACACTTCCCGTTCTGCGATCGAATACATATCGTGCTTTTGGGATGCTCATTGGAGAATGCACATGACCTATCACAAATAGATCTATTCCTTCCCATGTGTCCGCCCAATGAGTGATTTTGTTCGCCTTGGCACCGTAGGTTCGACCTCCGCCGTATCCGTGGGAGATCGCCACTGAGTATTCGTATTTTCCAACACGTGGATTAGATGGATCTCTTTGACCTATTCTCAAATCCAAGACGGCTTGACCACGGGCGTATGGTATCCCTAAGTCGTCGGTGAATTCTTCAACGATATCAAAGCCGGTCGCTTTGGAAATCCTTCTGTCATGGTTGCCCTCAACTACGCATAGGATTTTGTCTTTTATAGGTGTGAAGATTCCTTTTAAACTGCGCATTGCACTGTTCAGAGTCTGTTCCTTTTCTTCCATCGTTCGTACCTGATTGAAGAATCCCACATCGAAGAGGTCACCAATTAAGAGGGTATAAAAGCCGTTTTTCTGAATATACTCGACATCTTTTATCAAGCGCTCTACGTTGCAATCAGCGTCAAAGTGAATATCTCCCAAAGGCAAAATAAAAAGCCCTTCATCGAAGGACTTCTTGAATACCTCTATGCTTTTCATGTCACATACCAAGAAGTTTTGTGATTATATCGCCGCCGAATACGATAAGAGTTATAATAATGCCGAACCGCCACATAAAAGCACTTTTCTCCCGTTGTTCTTCTTTGATATGATTCTGAAATTCAGTCTCTAAATGAATGAGCCTTTCGTTTTGTGTGCCATTTGTCATTTTTGTTTTGTCACTACTGTTTTTCAGCTCTTCAATTGCAGAAATGATTTGTTGATGCTCCGCTTTGTTTTGATTTTCCATCGCTTCTTGCGAAGTTTCTATTCTTGCAAGTCTATCGATGATCTCTTTTTCAAATTGATCTGTCATCTCTCTACCTCCGCTTATTTTCCCTCGTGATTTTGGATATCTAACACAATCACATCCTCTTCATGGTAATTTCCAAGAGAGGCTTTTAAATTTATGAAGTGTCTTCCAGCGTTTAGGTTCTGAGTATCGATCATAACTTTTAAGCTTCCGGTTTCAATCACATCATAATTTGTTATAGTTTGGACTTTTGTATCCGTGGCTTGTTCTGTAATTGTGGCTTCAAAACTATCCGGAGTTATGGGGTTTTTGTCTTTGTCGCTATAATCCAGATAAAGGCTTACGGTTTGCCCTTGCTCGACGATATATTTCAGCATGCTAACACCTTCTTATCGTGGCTTTCAATTCTTCTACCCTTCTTATCGTGGTTAAACAGAAAGGCTTTGTATTTATCACAATTTGTTCAATTTCTTCCAACGCACTTGCTAAAGCTATATTTTCATTCGCTATTTTTTCTTCCACGCTTGCCAAGGATCGGACATTATTTCTTATCTCTTCAATGGCACCCCCAAAGAATTCGTATATGTTCATCATCTGTTCGTTTGTGGAAGCCTTGACGGTTGTTTGATTTGATATGCTTTCTTGTGTACCTGCTATGCTTTCAATTTGGTTGCGGACGCTTTCCAATGTGGATGCGTGAAATTCAAAGATGTTCATCATCTGCTCACAAGTGTTTATAAGAGTTTCTTTCAATTGAGTGTTCTCTTCTGCTACGCCGGCTTTTGATGTGATATCATTCTTGATTGATTCCAGGAAGCTTGCCACAAAGTCGTATTCATTGATGATTTTTTCCTCTGTGTTAATGGTAACTTCGTTATCTTGGGTGATGGCTTCAAATGAAGACGCTTTGCCGTCTTTTGTGTTAGATATTTGTTCAAGGTTAGAGGCTTTGAAATCATACTCTTTGATTATCTGTTCAAGTGAGTTAACAGCAACGGTAAGAGATTGCGTGATTTGTTCATTTGCTGAAGAAACACCTTCTGAATTTTGAGTTATCAATTCTTCGTTTGAAACAGCGGATGAACGGCTTTGTGTGATAGCTTCTTGTGTATTTATTTTATTGGATAATTCATGGGTAACGGCTTCTTGTGTAGATGAAATATTATCTTGAACATGGGTTATCTTTTCAAACACGCCAGCGAAGAATTCTTTGATTATGCCACCTTGTTGTGCGAACAGCCACCATTTGTGATATGGTTTTATGTATGTGATTGTAGGATCAGTGGAGAGGTATTTGTGTATAAAGTAATATTCAAATTTTTCATATAATTGATCATCTGTATTTCTTACGTCTGCATAAATAACTGACATTGCTGCCGATGTGTTATTGGCAGTTGTAGATATCAACGCACTGTTATCGACTTGTCCATAGATTGTAGCACCTGTTTTTATAAATTTAAATTTATGATATTCATTGGTTGCTAAATCCGTGGTAATTATATTTGTGTCATTAATACATGTATGTATATCAGAATCACTATGAAATACAGCAAAGAAATCACGAACCGTGCCACCATCATTCGTCAACTCACAGCCGAAACAAAATCCATCGTCATCAGAGTTATTATTAATATATACAGTATTGTGAAAAAACTTTGTTTCAATAACTACATTGTCTACATATTGAAAAGATCGAATTGCATGACCAAGCCATCCTACCGTTACACCATTAACTGTTGTTGTATCTACAGTTCCTGTCCCAGAGAAAATTGCTCCATTATTCACACTTAAATCAATAGCATCTCCTGCTGTGGAATAACTTCCTAACTGTTCACCACAATATAAAGTATATACCCACTTATTTGTATCCAATGCTGTTTCATTCCTAAAATCATCACCAAATATCATCGTTTCATCTATATTACTCAAATCTTTGTTTGCAGAGTCATCTACATATATTTTAGTAGTCCCTTTTTGTAAAACAGGAACTTTTGCCCACGGTGTAGAGGCTTCTTCATTCCAATGTGGGGTGCTCCTTCCACCAAACCAAAATTTTCTTCTATCTACGGATATGGGGATATTAGGTATCTTGATTTGTGCATCGTGTTCTTTATCACCTGTGTATTTTATTCCTATCTCATACAGCATTATAATCGCCTCATATGCTTGTCGTTATGGCATTCACCACCACGTCAACTGATTGATCGGTGTTGTTTATCACATTTACCGCTATGTTCTTCAAAGCCACCGTGTCGAATTGAAAGGTAGCCCTTCCAGAAGCCGTCGGACTTGCGGAGTCAGAATAGACAGGAAAATCAGAGTAGTTTGTGCCATCTTGAGAATCATATACTTCAATATCTATTGTGCCGGTTGTGGGATTTGTACCGTATGTGTAAACTATCTCAACTTCACAAGCCACGGCAGACGACACGTCCAAAGCGTTTGAAGAATAAGAAGCCCCGCCAGTAGCGAGGCCCGTTATACTCCCTATTTGAGAAGGTGTGCTTTTAGTAAGAGCCATGTCTCATCACTTCGCATCCAACGGATTCGTGCCACCCATATCTGAGAGTTCTTGCGTTACCTTTGCTTTTATGTTGGCCAAATCCGTTTGATAAGTGCTAATTTGATTGTCTATCTCCGCTATCTGATTGTTTATCTGCGTTTTTTGATCATTCACACTCTTGATTTTATTATTTATCTCATTTTCTTTTTCTGTGAATGTTTGCTTGAGTGCCAAGCTCATAGCGTCTGTTTTTCCGTCTATATCCGTGAGAGCGTTTTCGATTATCGTTAATTGTTCAGTTAGAGGAGCTCCACCAGATACGGTTGAAGAATTGAGCATGGCATCTAAATTCGTTAATTGCGCTTGAAGTGTATCCTTTTGGCTTGCTAAGTTAGAGATTTCATCACTCTTTTTAAGAAGAGAGACATACTTTTTCCAGTCTACCCAGAAGCTCTCAAAGTTGGGATATTTAGCCTTCAAAGCATCATATTCCGCTTGTGTAAAAACAGTTTTATCTGCAAGTCCAAACATGGCATAGCGTTTATCGGTTATACTTCCTGGATTTATTCCCATGGATTTAATCATATTGATAATCCTCCTTATACACATTTTTAATTAGTTGCTTCCTCCGTGGAGGTGGCTTTGATTTCAATATCTCTCAAGTTAGCGACAGGATCGTTCTCAGGAACGGTGCATTGTACCCAGAAAGTTACGCTATCACCAGGAGCCATGGTTGCTAATCCAGATATATCTGAACTTGTCAAGGTTGCAGAAGTGTACGCCGTAACACTTTCACCGCTCGCAAGAGCATCTCCCAAATAAACAGTACCACCTGAGTATCCCCATTCACCCGCATTGGGAGTTGTGGGGGTTGAAGTGTTTTCGGTAAGCAAGAACCCATTTGGTGCGCTTGCGGTTTTCTTTATCACACTAACGGGTTGTGCGGAAACAGTGAAAGAACTTCCAGTATCAGAGAGAGAGCCAACGCTTCCAACCAAAGTTCCCATCGAACCGGAGTTATCGGGGGCAAAGCCGTACCTTCCTACGTCCGAACCCGCACCAGAAACTAAATCCGCAAGCAAAATAGATACATTTGTGTACTGCTTAGTAGTTTCAGTGTTCTTGAGAAAGAGTTGTTGCCGTTTAATTCTGTCATCAGCATTCGTGGTATTTGTGGCAAATTTAGCCTTTCCACTTAATGTATTCACATCTTCCAATACCCTTGTTCCAGCGGTGAATGCCACGGCTGTATCACCAGAAGCAAGAGCGTCTCCAAGATAGACAGTTCCAGAAGAATACCCCCATTCACCCGTGCCAGGAGAAGTTGGTGTAGATGTGTTCTTTGTGAGAAGATCGCCGTTAGGAGAAGATGTGTTATATTTTCTTACCTCATCAGGTTCTGCCGAAACAGCGAATGAACTACCACTATCTGACAAACTCCCTAAAACCATTCTTATTCGTTGTGTAAAACCACTATCTGCATAAAATACTAAGCCCATGTTTTAAAACCTCCTTTTAAGCATTTAGACTTGATTTTGCAGTTATTTCCATTTCACCATTTCTGCCGTTGATATAGTTGAGAACTACGATATCTCCGACGTTGGCAGAGACAGAAGAACGTAAGTTTTTAACGATTGTATTGCTATCAATCAAAACAACGTTATATCTCCCAGAAGTTATTGAATCCACAATTCCAAGCATAGGCTCGGAAAAATCATTTCTCCACGCATTCGCCAAGCTCTCAAGGATATCAAGCATACCACTCACCCTCTTTAATGCCCGTAACTGTTGTTGAAAAACCGGTAGCGGGAGTAAAATTCGTTGTTGTTCCAGTTATTATCAAGATTATAGGGATATTGAATTTTGGATGAGTTAATGTAAAAGAGTACCCTGGCAAGAAATCATTGTAAATTGGCATTCCAGCGATTGAAAAAGAATAAGGATTTCTCTTAAACTTTGAAAATGCAAGTAATTTTTTGGCAAGTCTCAGAGCCGTATCGTTGTCTGTTATAACGTGATTGCTCACACTTTGGGGTAATTTACCACCGGCTTGTGTTTCGAGCTCGCTATCAGCGTATTTCGCACTATAAAACGGCGTCCCTCTGTTAATGACGGTAGCGGATAACGTAAAATCATAACCAAAATCTGCTCCTGTATCATTTGTAATGGTAACCGTGCAAAAGGTTTGTGAGGCATCGTTAACTACGGAAAAATTAGTGAATCCGGATGGTGAGATCCAATTCACAACCGGATCTTTTGCTTTAATTGAATCATCTGTGGAATAATGAATTTCAATTGTGGTATCTGTCCCGTTAGTCGCCGTTCCCGTTTGCTCTCCAAAGTCTTGTGCCTGATTCAATTCG is a genomic window of Mesoaciditoga lauensis cd-1655R = DSM 25116 containing:
- a CDS encoding patatin-like phospholipase family protein, with protein sequence MNKPISIAFGGAGAFGLSYIGVVKYFQQHAIVPDELAGTSMGAIIASFWSIGLSWQEMRFAFENIRNWWIWAVQFWEISDILDRGGIADTDIVMNELLKPYLPKTWDRFRIPLFITTTNLTTKRMEVFSKTNPTLSPCEAVYASMAVPLAFRGLRKNGGLYFDGGIVSQNPVELLNGENRILVAPMKEIAKYHEPHGLLEIGMALAETMFQDASESDLRNIDYKVIYSGSHNIQNFLDFSYVDENIELGYQNAKKFFEEVI
- a CDS encoding recombinase family protein produces the protein MKRAAIYARVSTLHQSETSIETQIEECKKFCQEHDFVVVDIFQDKQSGGKADRAGLTEMIEHALNNEYDVIVVDKYDRFFRESLEDRIATKKLEEKGVLVLSATEQFDVTKPSGRLARWIMSDVNAFVRENIREEVIQKTLAAAKKGYWMGGLPPFGYQLETIKDPEAQGRHRKILQINEEEAPIVKLIFEKFAEGRSYREILSYLNEQGIKTRRGKSWSISGLYDLVHNEKYKGTYTYAKGYKQAHHAYRTDTIRIDNIIPPIISQELWGKVNKRLHKRQIKSKREYLLKGIAKCGDCGGPMTGNSGSYICANFKNGKNVARVEIAQNKLENFVLSYVEKTLSEMQNADFETLAEQINQIATQQDELQKQKLQALLHEKRKVEQEIENLTNAIMAGVLVETIKEKANLLENKLKEIESQIKKANTPQMYVSADDLRHHWETLMELFKNRKRDAILSLIKEVKVYPKGYIEIIPN
- a CDS encoding DUF5317 family protein, which codes for MINIILGLLVAYSIWMNPMGDGAQMAYIGAAMNLTALVSNGFQMPVFAPGLTEKKIQERDPFHIHKLGNENSKFKILCDWLNFGYAVFSPGDLLMLFGAFYNITGFQLVKNGQNITLKYEYRF
- a CDS encoding metallophosphoesterase: MPLGDIHFDADCNVERLIKDVEYIQKNGFYTLLIGDLFDVGFFNQVRTMEEKEQTLNSAMRSLKGIFTPIKDKILCVVEGNHDRRISKATGFDIVEEFTDDLGIPYARGQAVLDLRIGQRDPSNPRVGKYEYSVAISHGYGGGRTYGAKANKITHWADTWEGIDLFVIGHVHSPMSIPKARYVFDRRTGSVKISEIRSVVLGAYQEEALYAVQSLYPPSARINYLVYLSGNEKKITISEVSQ
- a CDS encoding DNA adenine methylase — translated: MAKILLKWAGGKRWIVPLLAPVMKKYESYQLVELFAGGAAVSFSLELKRVILNDKNPHLMNFYRQIQRGVNIFSVGITFENDKEVFYENRKMFNELIAQKRENTPEAAALFYYLN
- a CDS encoding PEGA domain-containing protein, coding for MKRIVVVFLVLLLTVGMLALADASVKDIIITPTHPSSLKIQIWMDRSMGATYYQGDSINIYFKASENAYVTIYDFTTDGQVRVLFPNFFQQNNYVQGGVVYTIPDPRYNYSLVVAGPNGREILEAIATTSPNVLPPISLDKARPFVEYPSGTQYMRSLKLKIIQKPISVATTYFYVGYVPKTAVVNFTSSPSGAKLYVDGNYEGKTPQTLQLPQGEHTAFFSYNGYGISKTFEVKAGQYQTINAVIPVAPTQPLSVSVNVNTYPTGALVFVNGKMLGVTPCTLKLAPNTYEFTVIKPDYRTIVRSVRIETNMNLNFQLNKIGNYTSY
- the ablA gene encoding lysine 2,3-aminomutase, whose protein sequence is MRNYKDIPLWENVTQEEWNDWKWQISHRIMDAETLAKVIPLDEDEKNAITSSLEHLRMAITPYYASLIDPNDPEDPIRKQAVPTMNELYVAPNESTDPLFEDVDSPVYGLTHRYPDRVLALVTDQCSMYCRHCTRRRKAGETDMPMPMSKIDKMVKYVKAHEEIRDVLISGGDPFTLSTERLEAIIKKFRAIPHVEIVRIGTRTPVVMPQRITDELVNMLKKYHPIWVNTHFNHPNEITPESEKALAKMADAGIPLGNQSVLLRGINDCPQVMKRLVHLLVKNRVRPYYIYQCDLSKGLSHFRTSVARGIEIIEYLRGHTSGFAVPTYVIDAPGGGGKIPVNPQYLVSMGANKVVLRNYEGGIFIYEEPDDYKPKCQGNYIPEKEQSNTGVAGLLSGNYAFMIPWGNDRKKRIKKWREEHKKVEKGDSLSK